In Bombus huntii isolate Logan2020A chromosome 9, iyBomHunt1.1, whole genome shotgun sequence, a single window of DNA contains:
- the LOC126869589 gene encoding putative inhibitor of apoptosis isoform X1: MNVEESRLRTFTDWPVNATVDAARIAKAGFYYTGHALEVQCFLCGVKISDWNYGDQAIVRHRLAEPNCPFVQNPSSTCNVPLIPIPINNLGLASSSTETSQDNNIVECQSINPYQNKEPQKECRVMSQRLQSFTNWPISSIVSPEKLAKAGFYYLQHDDEVQCTYCGGILRKWKLGDDPERKHREYFPNCNFYAHQDKDGICMLKKLFLFLYRNYFISIFLSLDNLYLTNVKLMPGATSNLSDLGIQIHTTPKKPDCATYEGRLRTFNGWPENIKQTPEILASAGFYYDGFGDHVRCFHCDGGLRNWEATDDAWTEHARWFPKCEFVNLVRGQEFIKQCINNRPPLDQSIFEGVTEDESTDIADTPPTTVPSLEITEATLKKLLESPPAMEALEIGLHVGRVKRALKKRMEEIGTPYTNSDQLIEDVLCDQIMEELTREQTSSGIEQCNTVKKDEYRVCSIEDENSIIPNDKSNTDKKANFKESTALEEENRKLKEARLCKICMDREIAIVFLPCGHLATCVYCAPSLTYCLMCRQEIKATVRTFLS; this comes from the exons ATGAATGTTGAAGAAAGTAGACTAAGAACTTTTACGGATTGGCCAGTAAATGCCACAGTTGATGCTGCTCGAATAGCAAAAGCCGGATTTTACTACACTGGACATGCCTTAGAAGTACAATGCTTTTTATGTGGAGTAAAAATTTCTGATTGGAATTATGGTGATCAAGCTATAGTGCGCCATCGATTAGCCGAACCCAATTGTCCTTTTGTTCAAAATCCTTCCAGTACCTGTAATGTCCCTCTGATACCAATACCCATTAATAATCTTGGATTAGCATCATCATCAACAGAAACATCACAGGATAATAACATAGTTGAATGTCAATCTATAAACCCTTATCAGAATAAAGAACCTCAAAAAGAATGTAGGGTTATGTCACAAAGATTACAATCCTTTACTAATTGGCCAATTTCTTCTATTGTATCGCCTGAAAAACTTGCTAAAGCTGGATTTTATTATCTTCAACATGATGATGaa GTACAATGTACATATTGTGGAGGTATCCTAAGAAAGTGGAAACTTGGTGATGATCCAGAGAGAAAACATAGAGAATATTTCCCTAATTGTAACTTCTATGCTCATCAAGATAAAGATGGTATTTGTATGCTAAAAaagctttttctttttctgtacagaaattattttatttcaatttttctttcattagataatttgtatttaactAATGTAAAATTAATGCCTGGTGCAACATCAAATCTCTCAGACTTAGGAATACAAATACACACAACTCCTAAAAAACCAGATTGTGCAACATACGAAGGAAGATTACGAACCTTTAATGGCTGGCCAGAAAATATTAAGCAAACTCCTGAAATATTAGCTAGTGCTGGATTTTATTATGATG gGTTTGGTGACCATGTTAGATGTTTTCACTGTGATGGTGGTTTACGAAATTGGGAAGCAACAGATGATGCATGGACTGAACATGCAAGATGGTTTCCTAAATGCGAATTTGTGAATCTTGTAAGAGGGCAAGAATTTATCAAACAGTGCATTAACAACAGACCACCTTTGGATCAATCa ATTTTTGAAGGTGTAACAGAAGATGAAAGCACAGATATAGCTGATACACCACCTACTACTGTACCTTCATTAGAAATTACTGAAGCAACATTAAAAAAGTTACTAGAGAGTCCACCAGCAATG GAAGCTTTAGAAATTGGATTGCATGTGGGCAGAGTAAAGAGGGCATTAAAAAAACGAATGGAGGAAATAGGAACACCATATACAAATTCTGATCAACTTATAGAAGATGTTCTTTGTGATCAAATTATGGAAGAATTAACAAG GGAGCAAACCAGTAGTGGTATAGAACAGTGTAATACCGTTAAAAAAGATGAATATAGAGTATGTTCAATTGAAGATGAGAATTCTATAATACCCAATGACAAAAGCAATACTGACAAAAAGGCTAACTTTAAGGAATCTa CAGCTTTGGaagaagaaaacagaaaattaaaagaagctcgtttatgtaaaatttgcaTGGATCGAGAAATAGCTATTGTATTTTTACCTTGTGGACACTTAGCAACTTGTGTTTACTGTGCACCATCTCTTACATATTGTCTAATGTGTCGACAAGAAATTAAAGCAACTGTCCGTACATTTCTATCATAA
- the LOC126869589 gene encoding putative inhibitor of apoptosis isoform X2 — MNVEESRLRTFTDWPVNATVDAARIAKAGFYYTGHALEVQCFLCGVKISDWNYGDQAIVRHRLAEPNCPFVQNPSSTCNVPLIPIPINNLGLASSSTETSQDNNIVECQSINPYQNKEPQKECRVMSQRLQSFTNWPISSIVSPEKLAKAGFYYLQHDDEVQCTYCGGILRKWKLGDDPERKHREYFPNCNFYAHQDKDGICMLKKLFLFLYRNYFISIFLSLDNLYLTNVKLMPGATSNLSDLGIQIHTTPKKPDCATYEGRLRTFNGWPENIKQTPEILASAGFYYDGFGDHVRCFHCDGGLRNWEATDDAWTEHARWFPKCEFVNLVRGQEFIKQCINNRPPLDQSIFEGVTEDESTDIADTPPTTVPSLEITEATLKKLLESPPAMEALEIGLHVGRVKRALKKRMEEIGTPYTNSDQLIEDVLCDQIMEELTREQTSSGIEQCNTVKKDEYRVCSIEDENSIIPNDKSNTDKKANFKESTLEEENRKLKEARLCKICMDREIAIVFLPCGHLATCVYCAPSLTYCLMCRQEIKATVRTFLS; from the exons ATGAATGTTGAAGAAAGTAGACTAAGAACTTTTACGGATTGGCCAGTAAATGCCACAGTTGATGCTGCTCGAATAGCAAAAGCCGGATTTTACTACACTGGACATGCCTTAGAAGTACAATGCTTTTTATGTGGAGTAAAAATTTCTGATTGGAATTATGGTGATCAAGCTATAGTGCGCCATCGATTAGCCGAACCCAATTGTCCTTTTGTTCAAAATCCTTCCAGTACCTGTAATGTCCCTCTGATACCAATACCCATTAATAATCTTGGATTAGCATCATCATCAACAGAAACATCACAGGATAATAACATAGTTGAATGTCAATCTATAAACCCTTATCAGAATAAAGAACCTCAAAAAGAATGTAGGGTTATGTCACAAAGATTACAATCCTTTACTAATTGGCCAATTTCTTCTATTGTATCGCCTGAAAAACTTGCTAAAGCTGGATTTTATTATCTTCAACATGATGATGaa GTACAATGTACATATTGTGGAGGTATCCTAAGAAAGTGGAAACTTGGTGATGATCCAGAGAGAAAACATAGAGAATATTTCCCTAATTGTAACTTCTATGCTCATCAAGATAAAGATGGTATTTGTATGCTAAAAaagctttttctttttctgtacagaaattattttatttcaatttttctttcattagataatttgtatttaactAATGTAAAATTAATGCCTGGTGCAACATCAAATCTCTCAGACTTAGGAATACAAATACACACAACTCCTAAAAAACCAGATTGTGCAACATACGAAGGAAGATTACGAACCTTTAATGGCTGGCCAGAAAATATTAAGCAAACTCCTGAAATATTAGCTAGTGCTGGATTTTATTATGATG gGTTTGGTGACCATGTTAGATGTTTTCACTGTGATGGTGGTTTACGAAATTGGGAAGCAACAGATGATGCATGGACTGAACATGCAAGATGGTTTCCTAAATGCGAATTTGTGAATCTTGTAAGAGGGCAAGAATTTATCAAACAGTGCATTAACAACAGACCACCTTTGGATCAATCa ATTTTTGAAGGTGTAACAGAAGATGAAAGCACAGATATAGCTGATACACCACCTACTACTGTACCTTCATTAGAAATTACTGAAGCAACATTAAAAAAGTTACTAGAGAGTCCACCAGCAATG GAAGCTTTAGAAATTGGATTGCATGTGGGCAGAGTAAAGAGGGCATTAAAAAAACGAATGGAGGAAATAGGAACACCATATACAAATTCTGATCAACTTATAGAAGATGTTCTTTGTGATCAAATTATGGAAGAATTAACAAG GGAGCAAACCAGTAGTGGTATAGAACAGTGTAATACCGTTAAAAAAGATGAATATAGAGTATGTTCAATTGAAGATGAGAATTCTATAATACCCAATGACAAAAGCAATACTGACAAAAAGGCTAACTTTAAGGAATCTa CTTTGGaagaagaaaacagaaaattaaaagaagctcgtttatgtaaaatttgcaTGGATCGAGAAATAGCTATTGTATTTTTACCTTGTGGACACTTAGCAACTTGTGTTTACTGTGCACCATCTCTTACATATTGTCTAATGTGTCGACAAGAAATTAAAGCAACTGTCCGTACATTTCTATCATAA
- the LOC126869607 gene encoding death-associated inhibitor of apoptosis 1-like, with the protein MISIIKHRDLGNDTNLKSSGNVHLTPSVSVTPDICHDEADNIDYHFEAARLQSFENWPVTYIEPEKLAAAGFYYTGESDKVKCFECEVEICKWVEGDIPMVDHQRWSARCRFIRKLNCGNIPIGVDPGTVIPPRPRSRDVCSPYGLEYRPTSGPDDHNFSMELQLASTAKLGCLGLGRTKGPVHPEYASYDARLHTFVTWPKSMPQTKEQLADAGFFYTGKGDQTLCYHCGGGLKDWEPEDDPWEQHAKWFSKCCYLLIVQGQDYVNKITGQHISPPSKEETMQMNLPSFIKKVQPTSVEVERKEETESKPGSSSQNNDIWGIASNTEPIKRSLESEPAENPSNIKTQNTKPTDDARMCKICYNGELGVVFLPCGHMVACVKCAPGMTTCAVCREPVTMTVRAFIP; encoded by the exons atgaTTAGTATAATCAAACACAGAGACTTAGGAAATGATACAAACTTAAAATCTTCAGGAAATGTACATTTAACACCATCAGTTTCTGTAACACCTGATATATGTCATGATGAAGCAGATAATATAGATTACCATTTTGAAGCAGCAAGACTTCAGAGTTTTGAAAATTGGCCTGTAACATACATTGAACCTGAAAAGCTTGCAGCTGCAGGATTTTATTATACGGGTGAAAGTGACAAAGTAAAATGTTTTGAATGTGAAGTTGAGATATGTAAATGGGTAGAAGGTGATATACCCATGGTCGATCATCAGAGATGGTCTGCAAGGTGTAGATTTATTCGTAAACTGAACTGTGGTAATATACCCATTGGAGTAGATCCTGGTACGGTGATACCACCAAGACCAAGAAGTAGAGATGTATGTAGTCCTTATGGTTTAGAATATCGACCTACATCTGGTCCCGATGACCATAATTTTTCAATGGAATTACAACTAGCAAGCACAGCTAAACTTGGCTGTTTAGGTCTGGGAAGAACTAAGGGACCAGTACATCCAGAATATGCTAGTTATGATGCTAGGTTACACACATTTGTAACATGGCCTAAATCTATGCCACAAACAAAAGAACAATTAGCCGATGCAGGCTTTTTTTATACTGGGAAAGGTGACCAAACCTTGTGTTACCACTGTGGAGGTGGTTTGAAAGATTGGGAACCAGAAGATGATCCTTGGGAGCAACACGCTAAGTGGTTTTCTAAATGCtgttatttattaatcgtGCAAGGGCAagattatgtaaataaaataacaggCCAGCATATATCTCCACCTTCTAAAGAA GAAACAATGCAGATGAATCTACCCAGTTTTATTAAGAAAGTACAACCTACAAGTGTAGAAgtagaaaggaaagaagagacAGAAAGCAAACCAGGATCAAGTTCTCAAAATAATGATATTTGGGGTATTGCAAGCAATACAGAACCCATAAAAAGAAGTTTAGAATCCGAGCCAGCAGAAAATCcatcaaatataaaaacacAAAATACCAAACCTACTGATGATGCAAGAATGTGCAAAATCTGTTATAACGGAGAATTAGGAGTGGTATTTTTACCATGTGGACATATGGTTGCTTGTGTAAAATGTGCTCCTGGCATGACAACTTGTGCAGTATGTAGAGAACCTGTTACGATGACTGTACGAGCTTTCATCCCATAG
- the LOC126869608 gene encoding death-associated inhibitor of apoptosis 2-like, translated as MIGTITHWNLENDSNLKTSENAHFPSLVDTTHDISHDEVDNTDYHFEAARLQSFENWPITYIEPEKLAAAGFYYTGESDRVKCFECGVEICKWVEGDIPMVDHQRWSARCRFIRKLNCGNVPIGVDPGTVIRPRPKSRDVCGPYGLEYRPTSGPDDHNFSMELQLASTAKLGCLGLGRTKEPVHPEYASYDARLHTFVTWPKSMPQTKEQLADAGFYYTGKGDQTLCYHCGGGLKDWEPEDDPWEQHAKLFSKCCYILIVQGQDYVNKITGQHISPPSKEETMQMNLPSFIKKVQHTRVEVERKKDIESNPGSSSQNNDIWGIGSNTEPIKRNLVYEPAENPSNTKTRNTKPTDDARMCKICYNEELGVVFLPCGHIIACVKCAPGMMICAVCREPVTMTLRAFIP; from the exons atgattGGTACAATCACACACTGGAACTTGGAGAATGATTCAAACTTAAAAACTTCAGAGAATGCGCACTTTCCATCACTAGTTGATACAACACATGATATAAGTCATGATGAAGTAGATAATACTGATTACCATTTTGAAGCAGCAAGACTTCAGAGCTTTGAAAATTGGCCTATAACATACATTGAACCTGAAAAGCTTGCAGCTGCAGGATTCTATTATACGGGTGAAAGTGACAGAGTGAAATGTTTTGAATGTGGAGTTGAGATATGTAAATGGGTAGAAGGTGATATACCCATGGTCGACCATCAGAGATGGTCTGCAAGGTGTAGATTTATTCGTAAACTGAACTGTGGTAATGTACCCATTGGAGTAGATCCTGGTACGGTGATACGCCCAAGACCAAAAAGTAGGGATGTATGTGGTCCTTATGGTTTAGAATATCGACCTACATCTGGTCCCGATGACCATAATTTTTCAATGGAATTACAACTAGCAAGCACAGCTAAACTTGGCTGTTTAGGTCTGGGAAGGACTAAGGAACCAGTACATCCAGAATATGCTAGTTATGATGCTAGGTTACATACATTTGTAACATGGCCTAAATCTATGCCACAAACAAAAGAACAATTAGCCGATGCAGGCTTTTATTATACTGGGAAAGGTGACCAAACCTTGTGTTACCACTGTGGAGGTGGTTTGAAAGATTGGGAACCAGAAGATGATCCTTGGGAGCAACACGCAAAGTTGTTTTCTAAATGCTGTTATATATTAATCGTGCAAGGGCAagattatgtaaataaaataacaggCCAGCATATATCTCCACCTTCTAAAGAA GAAACAATGCAGATGAATCTACCCAGTTTTATTAAGAAAGTACAACATACGAGAGTAGAAgtagaaaggaaaaaagatataGAAAGCAATCCAGGATCAAGTTCTCAAAATAATGATATTTGGGGTATTGGAAGCAATACAGAAcccataaaaagaaatttggtATACGAGCCAGCAGAAAATCCATCAAATACAAAAACTCGAAATACCAAACCTACTGATGATGCAAGAATGTGCAAAATCTGTTATAACGAAGAATTAGGAGTGGTATTTTTACCATGTGGACATATAATTGCTTGTGTAAAATGTGCTCCTGGCATGATGATTTGTGCAGTATGCAGAGAACCTGTTACAATGACTTTACGAGCCTTCATCCCATAG
- the LOC126869589 gene encoding putative inhibitor of apoptosis isoform X3, which yields MNVEESRLRTFTDWPVNATVDAARIAKAGFYYTGHALEVQCFLCGVKISDWNYGDQAIVRHRLAEPNCPFVQNPSSTCNVPLIPIPINNLGLASSSTETSQDNNIVECQSINPYQNKEPQKECRVMSQRLQSFTNWPISSIVSPEKLAKAGFYYLQHDDEVQCTYCGGILRKWKLGDDPERKHREYFPNCNFYAHQDKDDNLYLTNVKLMPGATSNLSDLGIQIHTTPKKPDCATYEGRLRTFNGWPENIKQTPEILASAGFYYDGFGDHVRCFHCDGGLRNWEATDDAWTEHARWFPKCEFVNLVRGQEFIKQCINNRPPLDQSIFEGVTEDESTDIADTPPTTVPSLEITEATLKKLLESPPAMEALEIGLHVGRVKRALKKRMEEIGTPYTNSDQLIEDVLCDQIMEELTREQTSSGIEQCNTVKKDEYRVCSIEDENSIIPNDKSNTDKKANFKESTALEEENRKLKEARLCKICMDREIAIVFLPCGHLATCVYCAPSLTYCLMCRQEIKATVRTFLS from the exons ATGAATGTTGAAGAAAGTAGACTAAGAACTTTTACGGATTGGCCAGTAAATGCCACAGTTGATGCTGCTCGAATAGCAAAAGCCGGATTTTACTACACTGGACATGCCTTAGAAGTACAATGCTTTTTATGTGGAGTAAAAATTTCTGATTGGAATTATGGTGATCAAGCTATAGTGCGCCATCGATTAGCCGAACCCAATTGTCCTTTTGTTCAAAATCCTTCCAGTACCTGTAATGTCCCTCTGATACCAATACCCATTAATAATCTTGGATTAGCATCATCATCAACAGAAACATCACAGGATAATAACATAGTTGAATGTCAATCTATAAACCCTTATCAGAATAAAGAACCTCAAAAAGAATGTAGGGTTATGTCACAAAGATTACAATCCTTTACTAATTGGCCAATTTCTTCTATTGTATCGCCTGAAAAACTTGCTAAAGCTGGATTTTATTATCTTCAACATGATGATGaa GTACAATGTACATATTGTGGAGGTATCCTAAGAAAGTGGAAACTTGGTGATGATCCAGAGAGAAAACATAGAGAATATTTCCCTAATTGTAACTTCTATGCTCATCAAGATAAAGATG ataatttgtatttaactAATGTAAAATTAATGCCTGGTGCAACATCAAATCTCTCAGACTTAGGAATACAAATACACACAACTCCTAAAAAACCAGATTGTGCAACATACGAAGGAAGATTACGAACCTTTAATGGCTGGCCAGAAAATATTAAGCAAACTCCTGAAATATTAGCTAGTGCTGGATTTTATTATGATG gGTTTGGTGACCATGTTAGATGTTTTCACTGTGATGGTGGTTTACGAAATTGGGAAGCAACAGATGATGCATGGACTGAACATGCAAGATGGTTTCCTAAATGCGAATTTGTGAATCTTGTAAGAGGGCAAGAATTTATCAAACAGTGCATTAACAACAGACCACCTTTGGATCAATCa ATTTTTGAAGGTGTAACAGAAGATGAAAGCACAGATATAGCTGATACACCACCTACTACTGTACCTTCATTAGAAATTACTGAAGCAACATTAAAAAAGTTACTAGAGAGTCCACCAGCAATG GAAGCTTTAGAAATTGGATTGCATGTGGGCAGAGTAAAGAGGGCATTAAAAAAACGAATGGAGGAAATAGGAACACCATATACAAATTCTGATCAACTTATAGAAGATGTTCTTTGTGATCAAATTATGGAAGAATTAACAAG GGAGCAAACCAGTAGTGGTATAGAACAGTGTAATACCGTTAAAAAAGATGAATATAGAGTATGTTCAATTGAAGATGAGAATTCTATAATACCCAATGACAAAAGCAATACTGACAAAAAGGCTAACTTTAAGGAATCTa CAGCTTTGGaagaagaaaacagaaaattaaaagaagctcgtttatgtaaaatttgcaTGGATCGAGAAATAGCTATTGTATTTTTACCTTGTGGACACTTAGCAACTTGTGTTTACTGTGCACCATCTCTTACATATTGTCTAATGTGTCGACAAGAAATTAAAGCAACTGTCCGTACATTTCTATCATAA
- the LOC126869589 gene encoding baculoviral IAP repeat-containing protein 7 isoform X4 → MNVEESRLRTFTDWPVNATVDAARIAKAGFYYTGHALEVQCFLCGVKISDWNYGDQAIVRHRLAEPNCPFVQNPSSTCNVPLIPIPINNLGLASSSTETSQDNNIVECQSINPYQNKEPQKECRVMSQRLQSFTNWPISSIVSPEKLAKAGFYYLQHDDEVQCTYCGGILRKWKLGDDPERKHREYFPNCNFYAHQDKDDLGIQIHTTPKKPDCATYEGRLRTFNGWPENIKQTPEILASAGFYYDGFGDHVRCFHCDGGLRNWEATDDAWTEHARWFPKCEFVNLVRGQEFIKQCINNRPPLDQSIFEGVTEDESTDIADTPPTTVPSLEITEATLKKLLESPPAMEALEIGLHVGRVKRALKKRMEEIGTPYTNSDQLIEDVLCDQIMEELTREQTSSGIEQCNTVKKDEYRVCSIEDENSIIPNDKSNTDKKANFKESTALEEENRKLKEARLCKICMDREIAIVFLPCGHLATCVYCAPSLTYCLMCRQEIKATVRTFLS, encoded by the exons ATGAATGTTGAAGAAAGTAGACTAAGAACTTTTACGGATTGGCCAGTAAATGCCACAGTTGATGCTGCTCGAATAGCAAAAGCCGGATTTTACTACACTGGACATGCCTTAGAAGTACAATGCTTTTTATGTGGAGTAAAAATTTCTGATTGGAATTATGGTGATCAAGCTATAGTGCGCCATCGATTAGCCGAACCCAATTGTCCTTTTGTTCAAAATCCTTCCAGTACCTGTAATGTCCCTCTGATACCAATACCCATTAATAATCTTGGATTAGCATCATCATCAACAGAAACATCACAGGATAATAACATAGTTGAATGTCAATCTATAAACCCTTATCAGAATAAAGAACCTCAAAAAGAATGTAGGGTTATGTCACAAAGATTACAATCCTTTACTAATTGGCCAATTTCTTCTATTGTATCGCCTGAAAAACTTGCTAAAGCTGGATTTTATTATCTTCAACATGATGATGaa GTACAATGTACATATTGTGGAGGTATCCTAAGAAAGTGGAAACTTGGTGATGATCCAGAGAGAAAACATAGAGAATATTTCCCTAATTGTAACTTCTATGCTCATCAAGATAAAGATG ACTTAGGAATACAAATACACACAACTCCTAAAAAACCAGATTGTGCAACATACGAAGGAAGATTACGAACCTTTAATGGCTGGCCAGAAAATATTAAGCAAACTCCTGAAATATTAGCTAGTGCTGGATTTTATTATGATG gGTTTGGTGACCATGTTAGATGTTTTCACTGTGATGGTGGTTTACGAAATTGGGAAGCAACAGATGATGCATGGACTGAACATGCAAGATGGTTTCCTAAATGCGAATTTGTGAATCTTGTAAGAGGGCAAGAATTTATCAAACAGTGCATTAACAACAGACCACCTTTGGATCAATCa ATTTTTGAAGGTGTAACAGAAGATGAAAGCACAGATATAGCTGATACACCACCTACTACTGTACCTTCATTAGAAATTACTGAAGCAACATTAAAAAAGTTACTAGAGAGTCCACCAGCAATG GAAGCTTTAGAAATTGGATTGCATGTGGGCAGAGTAAAGAGGGCATTAAAAAAACGAATGGAGGAAATAGGAACACCATATACAAATTCTGATCAACTTATAGAAGATGTTCTTTGTGATCAAATTATGGAAGAATTAACAAG GGAGCAAACCAGTAGTGGTATAGAACAGTGTAATACCGTTAAAAAAGATGAATATAGAGTATGTTCAATTGAAGATGAGAATTCTATAATACCCAATGACAAAAGCAATACTGACAAAAAGGCTAACTTTAAGGAATCTa CAGCTTTGGaagaagaaaacagaaaattaaaagaagctcgtttatgtaaaatttgcaTGGATCGAGAAATAGCTATTGTATTTTTACCTTGTGGACACTTAGCAACTTGTGTTTACTGTGCACCATCTCTTACATATTGTCTAATGTGTCGACAAGAAATTAAAGCAACTGTCCGTACATTTCTATCATAA
- the LOC126869596 gene encoding acetyl-CoA acetyltransferase, mitochondrial isoform X3: protein MLLLKNINKIPLMTLRSYSSKVKLNDVVIVSATRTPMGSFLGGLSSLAAPKLGAITIKAAIERAGISKDKVTEVYMGNVCQASLGQAPARQATLFAGLPKSTICTTVNKVCASGMKSIMLASQSLQCGHQEIVLAGGMESMSNVPFYLPRGEIKYGGIKLEDGIVFDGLTDVYNKFHMGNCAENTAKKLNITRDEQDRYAINSYKRSATAYANKIFQDELVPVPVPQKRGNPDIVFNEDEEYKKVNFDKFGKLNTVFQKENGTVTAGNASTLNDGAAALILTTTVVAQKMNLKPLARVIAFQDAATDPIDFPTAPSFGISKLLEKTGLNKNDIALWEINEAFSVVVIANQKLLDLDPNTVNIHGGAVSLGHPIGMSGARLVVHLVHALKAGEKGIASICNGGGGASSILIEKL, encoded by the exons ATGTTGCTATTAAAGAACATAAACAAA ATTCCTCTCATGACCTTACGTTCATATAGTTCTAAAGTAAAACTAAATGATGTCGTTATAGTTAGTGCAACTAGAACCCCTATGGGATCATTTCTTGGAGGATTATCAAGTTTAGCTGCACCAAAACTTGGAGCCATAACTATAAAa GCAGCAATTGAACGTGCTGGAATTTCCAAAGATAAAGTTACAGAAGTATATATGGGAAATGTTTGTCAAGCTTCCTTAGGTCAAGCTCCAGCAAGGCAAGCTACGCTGTTTGCAG GTCTTCCTAAGTCGACAATATGCACAACAGTTAACAAAGTATGTGCAAGTGGTATGAAAAGCATTATGCTTGCTTCTCAGTCATTACAATGCGGGCATCAAGAAATTGTTCTAGCTGGTGGTATGGAATCAATGTCTAATGTACCATTTTATCTACCACGAGGGGAAATTAAGTATGGTGGTATAAAACTTGAG GATGGTATTGTATTTGATGGTTTAACTGATGTTTATAATAAGTTTCATATGGGAAATTGTGCAGAAAATACTgccaaaaaattaaatattacgcGTGATGAGCAAGATAGGTATGCTATTAATAGTTACAAACGTAGTGCTACAGCATATGCAAATAAAATCTTTCAAGATGAACTTGTTCCTGTTCCTGTGCCTCAAAAAAGAGGCAATCCTGATATAGTATTTAACGAAGacgaagaatataaaaaagttaattttgataaatttggtAAATTGAATACAGTTTTTCAG AAGGAAAATGGTACAGTAACTGCTGGAAATGCATCAACTTTAAACGATGGAGCTGCTGCATTAATCCTAACAACTACAGTGGTTGCacaaaaaatgaatttgaaacCTTTAGCACGAGTTATTGCATTTCAAGATGCTGCAACTGACCCCATTGATTTTCCAACTGCACCATCTTTTGGTATATCTAAG CTGTTAGAAAAAACTGGACTTAATAAGAATGATATAGCTCTCTGGGAGATTAATGAAGCTTTTAGTGTTGTTGTAATCGCAAATCAAAAATTACTTGATCTGGATCCAAATACAGTAAATATTCATGGTGGTGCTGTGTCTCTTGGTCATCCTATTGG TATGTCTGGAGCTCGTCTTGTAGTACATTTAGTACACGCTTTAAAAGCTGGAGAGAAGGGTATTGCATCTATCTGCAATGGAGGTGGTGGGGCCTCatcaattttaattgaaaaattgtaa